From a region of the Theobroma cacao cultivar B97-61/B2 chromosome 8, Criollo_cocoa_genome_V2, whole genome shotgun sequence genome:
- the LOC18592677 gene encoding peroxidase 12, with amino-acid sequence MAKARRFTAFLLISSLFLAPYFSISEADSSAPITSGLSWTFYKSSCPKVESIIRKQLKKVFKKDIGQAAGLLRLHFHDCFVQGCDGSVLLDGSASGPSEQDAPPNLSLRATAFEIIDDLRERVHKECGRVVSCSDILALAARDSVYLSGGPDYDVPLGRRDGLTFATRNVTLQNLPPPTDNADAILASLATKNFDPTDVVALSGGHTIGISHCSSFTNRLYPTQDPNMDKTFANNLKGICPTANSTNTTVLDIRSPDKFDNKYYVDLMNRQGLFTSDQDLYTDSRTRAIVTSFAVNETLFFEKFVLSMIKMGQLSVLTGKNGEVRANCSIRNPDNKSYLASVVEEEVEEEAWSEF; translated from the exons ATGGCTAAAGCTAGACGTTTCACTGCTTTCCTTTtgatctcttctctttttcttgcaCCTTACTTTTCCATCTCAGAGGCAGACAGCTCTGCTCCTATAACGAGCGGCCTCTCATGGACTTTCTACAAATCTTCATGTCCCAAAGTCGAATCCATTATAAGAAAACAGCTGAAGAAGGTGTTCAAGAAGGACATTGGCCAAGCTGCTGGCTTGCTTCGTCTTCATTTCCATGACTGCTTCGTTCAG GGATGTGATGGATCGGTGCTGCTGGATGGATCAGCAAGTGGGCCAAGCGAGCAGGATGCTCCCCCAAACCTGAGCTTGAGAGCAACGGCATTCGAGATCATCGACGACTTGCGTGAGCGTGTCCACAAAGAGTGTGGAAGAGTCGTCTCTTGCTCTGATATCCTTGCTCTTGCAGCTCGTGATTCTGTTTACCTG TCAGGAGGGCCGGACTATGACGTGCCGTTGGGAAGGCGGGATGGACTGACTTTTGCCACAAGAAATGTAACCTTGCAGAACTTACCACCACCCACTGACAACGCCGACGCCATTCTCGCCAGCCTCGCtaccaaaaattttgaccccACTGATGTAGTAGCTCTCTCTGGTGGCCACACCATTGGCATCAGCCATTGCTCCTCTTTCACCAATAGGCTTTACCCTACTCAAGACCCTAACATGGACAAAACCTTTGCCAATAACCTCAAGGGGATTTGTCCAACAGCAAATTCCACAAACACCACCGTGTTAGATATAAGGAGCCCTGACAAATTCGATAACAAGTACTATGTTGATCTCATGAACCGCCAGGGTCTGTTCACCTCGGACCAAGACCTGTACACTGATAGCAGGACAAGGGCCATTGTCACTAGCTTTGCCGTGAACGAGACTCTCTTCTTTGAGAAGTTTGTGCTGTCGATGATAAAGATGGGGCAATTGAGTGTGTTGACTGGAAAGAATGGGGAGGTTCGTGCCAATTGTTCAATAAGGAATCCGGATAACAAGTCGTATTTGGCGTCTGTGGTGGAAGAGGAAGTGGAGGAGGAAGCTTGGTCTGAGTTTTAA